From the Candidatus Bathyarchaeota archaeon genome, one window contains:
- a CDS encoding nucleotidyltransferase family protein, with protein MKSVGEIKAVLVLLKPVLKEKFQVETVGIFGSYSRGEQKANSDVDILVIFAEPNDIDLLDLIELKQFLSRKLKTKVDVVQKRALKQRIKDKILQETIYV; from the coding sequence ATGAAGTCAGTTGGCGAAATAAAAGCTGTGTTGGTGTTGCTTAAGCCTGTTTTGAAAGAGAAGTTCCAAGTGGAGACTGTAGGGATATTTGGGTCCTACTCTCGAGGGGAACAAAAAGCCAACAGTGATGTAGATATTCTCGTTATTTTTGCTGAACCAAATGACATTGACTTGTTAGACCTGATTGAACTCAAACAATTTCTTAGTCGAAAACTTAAAACCAAAGTAGACGTAGTCCAAAAACGCGCTCTAAAGCAGCGAATTAAAGATAAGATATTGCAAGAGACGATTTACGTATGA
- a CDS encoding DUF86 domain-containing protein produces MTRDLKLYLEDILNAVEEIEQFMEGLSFADFSKNTMVIRAVAMDFIIIGEAARQVPAALRKTQPEVPWSKIVGMRNILTHDYPETDTEILWKTAKKRLPILKPAIQEMINEA; encoded by the coding sequence ATGACCCGAGATCTGAAGCTCTACTTGGAGGATATACTTAACGCCGTGGAAGAAATTGAACAGTTCATGGAAGGGCTTTCTTTTGCAGATTTCTCCAAAAACACGATGGTTATACGTGCTGTGGCGATGGACTTTATAATCATTGGTGAAGCAGCCAGACAAGTGCCTGCTGCGCTGCGCAAAACTCAGCCTGAAGTTCCATGGTCCAAAATCGTTGGAATGAGGAACATTCTAACTCATGATTATCCCGAAACTGATACAGAGATTTTGTGGAAAACTGCCAAGAAACGCTTGCCAATTCTGAAGCCGGCAATTCAAGAAATGATAAACGAAGCTTAA